CGCGGCGGCCGAGCGAGGCATGGCGTTCGAGGTCCTGGACCAGCTGGCGATGGACCACCTGCTCGGGGTCCGCTGACCCCGGCCAGCGAAGACGCGGGACCACGGGTGTGGGCCGGACACCGGATGTCCGGCCCACACCCGTTCGGCGGCTCACCGGCTCTCAGGAGCTCGTCGCCTCACAGGACTGATCGCTCACAGGCCGGATCGCACATGGGATCGCATAGGGTCGGATCCAATATGAAGACCAACCTCACACCGCTGGGGCCCAAGGCCGACAAGGACACCGTGCGCCGGAGCAACCTCAGTCTGGTGCTGAGGGCCGTCCGTGACGAGCGCGAGGGCGAGGCGACCCGGGCCGGGGTCGCCGCGCGGGTGGGGCTGACGCGGGCCGCGGTGTCCTCGCTGGTCGAGCAGCTCATCGACATAGGATTCCTCACCGAGTCCGGCAAGACCTTCAGCGGGCAGGCGGGCCGCCCCGGGACCGCGCTCAAGGTGGCGCGCACGGGGCCCGCCGGGCTGGGCGTGGAGATCAACATCGACTATGTGTCGGTGTGTGTCGTCGACCTGGCGGGCACCGGCCGGGTACGGCTCACCGAGCACCTCGACAACCGCGGCGCACCGCCCGCCCAGGTGCTGGCGCGGGCGGCCGGGATCGCGGCGCGCACCCTGGAGTCGGCCCGCGAGCAGGAACTCCTCCCGGTCGGCGTGGCGCTCGCTTTGCCCGGCCTGGTCTCCGGCGGCGCGGTGCGCCAGGCACCCAACCTGGGCTGGAACCATGTTCCGGCCGAGGCGCTCTTCGCCTCCTCGCTCGCCGCCGAGCGGCCCGGTCATGCGGCGCTGCCGGTGAATTCGGAGAACGAGGCCAATCTGGCGGCGCTGGCCGAACTCTGGTTCGGCGGACTCGGCACGGTCCGCAGCTTCCTCTATCTGACGGGCGAGATCGGCGTCGGCGGTGCCCTGGTCATCGACGGTGAACTCCTGCGCGGGGCGCACGGGTTCGCCGGGGAGATCGGGCATGTGGTGGTGGACGCGGAGGGACCGCAGTGCCGGTGCGGCTCGCGCGGCTGCCTGGAGCAGTATGCGGGACAGACGGCGCTCCTGCGGGCCGCCGGGATCGAGGAGACCGGCAGCGGCTCCGGGGTGGCCGAGCTGGAACGGCGCGCCCGGGCCGGGGACGAGCGGGCGGTGGCCGCTGTCGGGGAGGCGGGCCGGATGCTGGGGCGGGTGCTGTCGGGGACGGTGAATCTGATCGACCCGGACGCGGTGGTGCTCGGCGGGATATACCGGAACCTGATGCCGTGGCTGTCTCCGCCCGCCGACGAGGAGCTGACCGGCCGGGTGGTCTCCGGGCTCTGGTCCCCGGGGAGCGGCCGGCTGCGCGCCTCGTCCGTCGCGGGTGACGCGGCGCGGGGAGCCGCGGCACTGGTGATGACGGCGGTACTGGCCGACCCGGTGGCATACGCGGGCAGCCGCGAAACCGGCTGATCCGCACGAGCGGGCCCGGACCTGGCAGTCGGCCCGCCCGCACGGGTACGGACCGGACGACGTTCGCCGACCCGTGGCAGGGCGGCGACCGTGCGCGGCAGAGCGAACCCGCCACGCACGGTCGCCGGAACGTACGGCACTCAGGCCGCCGAACCGCGCTCCCTCAGCATGTCCGCCATGAGCGCGATCTCCGACTGCTGTCCCCGGGCCATGCCCGCCGCCAGGTTCCGGATCTCATCGGTGCCGGCCGCGGTGGCCGCCGCCTGTGCCATCTCCGCACCTGCTCGGTGGTGCGCGGTCATCAGCCTCAGGTACAGCACCTCCGAGGCCCTGCCCTTCGCCGCCCGCAGTGCGTCGAGCTCTGTGTCGGTCGCCATGCCCGGCATCAGCGACCCGTCGCCCTTGTGCGCGACGGTGTGCCCCATCCACTGCATGGGAGGAGCGCTGGACGACTTCGCCCTGCCCCACATCTCCAGCCAGCCGAGCATCATGCCGCGCTGATTGGCCTGGGTGTTGATGACGTCGTACGCGAGCCGGCGCACCGCCACGTCGGAGGTGCGGTCTCGGACGATGAACGACATCTCGACCGCCTGCTGATGGTGGACCGACATGTCGCGGGCGAACCCGACGTCGGCCGACGTGCCCGAGGGCGCGGCCGCCGCGGCGGCGGAGCCCGCGGATGACGAAGGCCGCACGAGCATCAGCACGACCAGGCCCAGAGCCAGCAGCAGCACCACACCGCCCGCCGCGACCATCGGGCGCGAGGAGCGGACCGCGGACGTCACTGGGCGACCCCGCCGGTGCAGGCCGCGCCCGGCTCGGGGGTCTGCGGCCCCTGCACGTACTTGGTGAAGAACTGCTCCACGCGCGTATCGGTGGCACTCGACACCGTCACCTGCGTGCCCCAGGCGCTGAGCACGAGAGGGGCGGCCTGGTCCTCCACCGGGCTCATCAGGGAGTACGGCGTCGCCTTCACCCGCTCCCCGAGCTTCTCGATGTCGGCCGGCTTCGCCTTGCTCGTGTACGTGACCCAGACCGCGCCGTGCTCCAGGGAGTGGACGGCGTTCTCCTTCGGTATCGCCTTGGTGTAGACGTCGGCGTCGCAGTTCATCCACACCGGGCTGTGATCGCCGCCGACCGGCGGGTTCATCGGGTAGTCGACCTGCTTGTCGACATGGTTCTGGGAGAGCTTGTCCCAGGTCCGCTCGCCCTGGACGGGCGAGGACTTGGCCTCGGTCTCGGCCTGTTCCTTGCCGTTCGCGGCGGACATCAGATAGCCGCCACCGGCGACGAGCGCGGCGATCACGGCGACGGAGGCGGTGATGGTGATGATGCGGCTGCGCCGCTCGCGGGCCCGCTCCTTGCGGCGGGCCTCCTCCAGCTTGGCGCGGCGTGCGGCGGCAGGGGTGTTCTGCTTCTTGGCGGAAGCCATGGGAAGTCGTCCTTCGGTTCAGCGAGACTGACGGGGTGCAGGGCATGCGGGAGCGTCCTCGGTGTCCCGAGGAACGGGCCCTGCCTCTAGATCCGTTGAACCTGCAGACGGAGATGGTCGACTTCCCGCACGGCGTCGTTGGACGGGCCGCGGATCGCGGCGGCGCCGGTGAGCGGGGCCAGGGGA
This sequence is a window from Streptomyces sp. NBC_01217. Protein-coding genes within it:
- a CDS encoding DUF3105 domain-containing protein, whose translation is MASAKKQNTPAAARRAKLEEARRKERARERRSRIITITASVAVIAALVAGGGYLMSAANGKEQAETEAKSSPVQGERTWDKLSQNHVDKQVDYPMNPPVGGDHSPVWMNCDADVYTKAIPKENAVHSLEHGAVWVTYTSKAKPADIEKLGERVKATPYSLMSPVEDQAAPLVLSAWGTQVTVSSATDTRVEQFFTKYVQGPQTPEPGAACTGGVAQ
- a CDS encoding DUF305 domain-containing protein, whose amino-acid sequence is MTSAVRSSRPMVAAGGVVLLLALGLVVLMLVRPSSSAGSAAAAAAPSGTSADVGFARDMSVHHQQAVEMSFIVRDRTSDVAVRRLAYDVINTQANQRGMMLGWLEMWGRAKSSSAPPMQWMGHTVAHKGDGSLMPGMATDTELDALRAAKGRASEVLYLRLMTAHHRAGAEMAQAAATAAGTDEIRNLAAGMARGQQSEIALMADMLRERGSAA
- a CDS encoding ROK family protein translates to MKTNLTPLGPKADKDTVRRSNLSLVLRAVRDEREGEATRAGVAARVGLTRAAVSSLVEQLIDIGFLTESGKTFSGQAGRPGTALKVARTGPAGLGVEINIDYVSVCVVDLAGTGRVRLTEHLDNRGAPPAQVLARAAGIAARTLESAREQELLPVGVALALPGLVSGGAVRQAPNLGWNHVPAEALFASSLAAERPGHAALPVNSENEANLAALAELWFGGLGTVRSFLYLTGEIGVGGALVIDGELLRGAHGFAGEIGHVVVDAEGPQCRCGSRGCLEQYAGQTALLRAAGIEETGSGSGVAELERRARAGDERAVAAVGEAGRMLGRVLSGTVNLIDPDAVVLGGIYRNLMPWLSPPADEELTGRVVSGLWSPGSGRLRASSVAGDAARGAAALVMTAVLADPVAYAGSRETG